The Chitinophagales bacterium genomic sequence GTTAGGGTTATCATACAGCAGTAATATGTGTCGTAAGCCTTCGACATTTAACCCGCTGGTGAATGCGGCTTATGCTTGCGACCCGGTTATCAACTTCAGGTATACTGATTCAGTAACTGCTATCAGTATTTTCAGTGACCATGACTTTGATGCATCACATAAGGCCGGTCATATCCTCAATGATTACTTCTCAGGGACTGATATTGAACAATTCAATAAAAGTTATGGAGATGACAGTATTATTTTCATACTGAAACATATGCCTGCGGCTACCGGGACACACACATTGTCAGTAAACCTGGAGTTTTCTAATGGTGTAATAAGAAAAGTAGAAGCGATACCCGTAAACATTGAAAAATAATCTCGGTACTAAGCCTTAAATTTGTTCCGGATGAACAACCCCGGTCAGATAGTATTAACCAGCATAACACAGGCAATTCATGAATTGCGTGCTAACAAGTTACGTACCTTTCTGTCTTTGCTGGGCATCACGATTGGTATTTTCTGCATTATTGCCGTGTTTACGGTGCTTGATAGTATGAAAAACAATATCCGAACAGAGATATCCAGCCTCGGGAGCGATGTACTATACATTGGCCGCTGGCCATGGATGGACGAGGGTGGGGAATACAAATGGTGGGAGTTCCTGCGCAGGCCAAGCATGGGGCCCACGGAACTTAAAGCTGTAGAACGTGATGTTAAAACGATCGAGTTTGCTACACTTTCTTACAGGGATGGTGGATTGAGCCTGAAACATAATGACCTTGAAATAACAGGCATTACCGGTTATGCTGTAACCAATTTTTTTGATAAGATACAGAATATAGAAATTGATGACGGCAGGTACCTTAGCCTTTCTGAAATAGATGGCGGTGCAAATTCAGTTGTAATAGGCAGTGCAGTATATGATGCATTATTCCCGGGCGGCAGTTCTGCAATAGGCAAAAAGATATCCTTCAGGGGCAGAAGCTTCAATGTAGTGGGGGTAATGCGTAAAGTAGGTCAGAATATGGCCGGATTCAATTTTGACAATGGTATCATTTATTCCTACTATGCTGCTGCAGGTATGGTAGATGTAAAGTCATTGAACAATGACCCGACACTTATTATCAAAACCGGCAATGCGATCAGCCTTGAAGATACGAAGCTGGAAGTGGAAGGGGCCTTGCGCAGAGTTAGAAAAGTAAGGCCGGGGGAGAAGAACAACTTTGCTATTAACCAACTGAGCCAGATCACAGAACGCTTGGAAATGATGTTTGGGAAAATTGACCTGATAGCCATTGTAATCGGTGGATTTTCAATACTAGTCGGTGCGTTTGGCATTGCCAATATCATGTTTGTAACCGTAAAAGAACGTACCAAAATGATTGGACTGAAAAAAGCAATTGGTGCAAAGTCAGGCAGTATATTATTAGAGTTCCTGGTTGAAGCTGTTACTTTAAGCATATTTGGTGGATTGTTAGGAATCGTCTTTGTAATGTTATTGGCAGTTATCTTGTCATCCTTTGCAGATTTCGCAGTCAGGTTATCTTTACAAAACTTTATTATTGGTATCAGCATATCGGCTGTTGTTGGAATACTGGCAGGGTTTATTCCGGCCCGTACTGCATCAAGATTAAACCCGGTAGTGGCTATTCGCTCTCATTAAAATATTATCTTCAATACATGGGCAAACAACGCACAATAATTCTGGATAAAGAACGCATCAATTGGAAGCTGCAACGTATGGCTTACCAGGTTTGGGAAAACTACAGTAATGAAAAGTCTGTTACCCTGATAGGTATTGAAGGAAGCGGAACTATTGTTGCCAAAAGCCTTGCCCGCAGGCTGAAAGAAATAAGCCCTTTACAGGTAGAAACGATAATCGTTAAACTGAACAAACGCAAACCTGTATCTGATGAAATAAGTATTAGTGAAGATCTGACAGGCAAAGCGGTTGTGTTGATAGATGATGTAGCCAATTCTGGCAAAACTTTATTGTATGCGCTGGCGCCCATATTGCGTTATGAACCTAAAAAGGTGATGATAGCAGTGTTGGTAGACCGCAGGCATAAATCCTTCCCCATAACTCCTGATATTGTAGGACATAGCGTGTCAACAACCCTGCAGGAACATATTGATGTAGAAACCGAAGGTGAGCACATAACAGCTGCTTATCTTCAATAATTAGAATAAACATATTTATAGATGCCCGTTACATTAGTAATACATGGTGGCGCAGGTAATATTACCCCTGCAATAATGACCCCGCAAGATGAAAAAGATTATAAACAAGGTCTGC encodes the following:
- a CDS encoding ABC transporter permease, giving the protein MNNPGQIVLTSITQAIHELRANKLRTFLSLLGITIGIFCIIAVFTVLDSMKNNIRTEISSLGSDVLYIGRWPWMDEGGEYKWWEFLRRPSMGPTELKAVERDVKTIEFATLSYRDGGLSLKHNDLEITGITGYAVTNFFDKIQNIEIDDGRYLSLSEIDGGANSVVIGSAVYDALFPGGSSAIGKKISFRGRSFNVVGVMRKVGQNMAGFNFDNGIIYSYYAAAGMVDVKSLNNDPTLIIKTGNAISLEDTKLEVEGALRRVRKVRPGEKNNFAINQLSQITERLEMMFGKIDLIAIVIGGFSILVGAFGIANIMFVTVKERTKMIGLKKAIGAKSGSILLEFLVEAVTLSIFGGLLGIVFVMLLAVILSSFADFAVRLSLQNFIIGISISAVVGILAGFIPARTASRLNPVVAIRSH
- a CDS encoding phosphoribosyltransferase, which codes for MGKQRTIILDKERINWKLQRMAYQVWENYSNEKSVTLIGIEGSGTIVAKSLARRLKEISPLQVETIIVKLNKRKPVSDEISISEDLTGKAVVLIDDVANSGKTLLYALAPILRYEPKKVMIAVLVDRRHKSFPITPDIVGHSVSTTLQEHIDVETEGEHITAAYLQ